Proteins encoded by one window of Salicibibacter halophilus:
- a CDS encoding cysteine desulfurase produces MNVQDVREQFPILDQEVNGSPLIYLDNAATAQKPRSVIEALEDYYRRYNSNVHRGVHTLSSVATDGYEGARDKVQTFINAGQREEIVFTRGTTTAINTIAASYGRANLKQGDEIVLTPMEHHSNLIPWQQVAKATGAELKYIPLQPDGTVSVESARSTISERTKIVAMVHVSNVLGTMNPIKEVTKIAHENEAVMIVDGAQSTPHTPVDVQDLDCDFFAFSAHKMCGPTGIGVLYGKKALLEDMEPFEFGGEMIDEVGLYDATWKEVPHKFEGGTPIIAGAIGLNAAIDFLNDIGLDNIKTHEQQLAQYAMDQLAAHDDIEVYGPPANERAGIITFNIQGVHPHDTATVLDTKGVAIRAGHHCARPLMNWLDVAATARASFYLYNTEADVDALVDALVTTKEYFGDVYAE; encoded by the coding sequence TTGAACGTACAGGATGTGCGTGAACAGTTTCCGATTTTAGACCAGGAAGTTAATGGCAGCCCGCTCATTTACTTGGACAATGCGGCTACAGCGCAAAAACCGAGATCGGTGATTGAAGCGCTCGAGGATTATTACCGACGTTACAACTCCAATGTCCACCGAGGTGTGCATACGCTCAGCTCGGTGGCCACCGATGGGTATGAAGGTGCCCGCGATAAAGTGCAAACCTTTATCAATGCCGGGCAAAGAGAGGAAATTGTATTTACGCGCGGCACCACGACAGCGATCAATACCATTGCTGCCAGCTATGGACGTGCCAACCTGAAACAAGGGGATGAAATCGTTCTTACCCCTATGGAGCACCACAGCAACTTAATCCCGTGGCAACAGGTCGCGAAGGCAACCGGCGCCGAGTTGAAATATATTCCGTTACAACCGGACGGTACGGTTTCCGTAGAATCGGCACGGTCTACCATCAGTGAGCGCACGAAAATCGTAGCGATGGTGCATGTGTCTAATGTGCTCGGCACGATGAACCCGATTAAAGAAGTGACGAAAATCGCGCATGAAAATGAAGCGGTCATGATTGTGGACGGTGCTCAAAGCACGCCGCACACCCCTGTGGATGTTCAAGACCTCGATTGTGATTTTTTCGCATTCTCAGCACATAAAATGTGCGGACCGACCGGAATTGGCGTATTATACGGAAAGAAAGCATTGCTGGAAGACATGGAGCCATTTGAATTTGGCGGAGAAATGATTGACGAAGTCGGCCTTTATGATGCAACATGGAAGGAAGTCCCTCATAAGTTTGAGGGCGGCACTCCGATTATTGCCGGAGCGATTGGCCTAAATGCAGCTATCGATTTTCTAAACGATATAGGGTTAGACAATATAAAAACACATGAACAGCAACTGGCACAATATGCGATGGATCAGCTTGCTGCCCATGATGATATTGAAGTTTACGGTCCGCCTGCAAACGAGCGGGCAGGGATCATCACCTTCAATATTCAAGGGGTTCATCCTCATGATACCGCCACGGTTCTTGATACGAAAGGCGTAGCCATTCGCGCTGGCCATCATTGTGCACGACCTCTCATGAATTGGCTGGATGTTGCCGCGACAGCCCGGGCAAGTTTTTACCTTTACAATACAGAAGCAGATGTAGACGCGCTCGTAGACGCGCTCGTTACCACAAAGGAGTATTTCGGCGATGTCTATGCAGAATAA
- the sufU gene encoding Fe-S cluster assembly sulfur transfer protein SufU, whose translation MQNNNLDALYRQVIMDHYKNPRNRGELLDDALTVNMNNPSCGDKIQLHLHVNDGVVNDAKFTGEGCSISLSSASMMTETVKGKTVDEALELSDIFSGMVQGEDYDDEKYELGDIEALQGVTKFPARIKCATLAWKAMEKGLDKE comes from the coding sequence ATGCAGAATAATAATCTTGATGCGTTGTATCGACAAGTCATTATGGACCATTACAAAAATCCGCGTAATCGAGGGGAATTGCTTGATGATGCGCTGACGGTCAATATGAATAATCCTTCCTGCGGAGATAAAATTCAACTGCACTTGCATGTGAATGACGGGGTTGTAAATGATGCAAAATTTACAGGGGAAGGATGCTCCATCAGTCTATCGTCAGCATCAATGATGACGGAAACCGTAAAAGGCAAAACGGTCGATGAAGCGCTGGAATTATCCGATATTTTTTCGGGAATGGTCCAAGGTGAAGATTATGACGATGAGAAATATGAACTTGGCGATATTGAAGCGTTGCAAGGCGTTACGAAGTTTCCTGCCCGCATTAAATGCGCAACATTAGCCTGGAAAGCAATGGAAAAAGGTTTAGATAAAGAATGA
- the sufD gene encoding Fe-S cluster assembly protein SufD produces the protein MAVETKWTFDNETVKLWSEKRGEPAWLAEKRLAALADAENLPMPNPDKTSLKRWKFTTFEKIEADEPESQRFSDLPEKVTRLAGEEKDIQNLIVQRDGKTAFTKVAQELSDNGVIFTDIETAVKEHGDLVEKYLMSDAVKTNENRLTALHTALMNGGVFIYVPKNVELQTPIHTIFWQDDVKTGLFNHVLMVTEANSSLTYLENYVSYTEDEANANVVTEVHGGQGSKIKYGAVDNLESGVTSYVLRRATLAKDARIEWALGQMNEGHTISENTTYLMGDGSYGDTKTVHVGRGNQTQNFTSDVVAHGKQTEGYILTHGVMKDSATSIFNGINKIEKGGTNSHSEQTGRVLMLSSKARGDANPILLIDEDEVTAGHAASVGKIDPIQMFYMKSRGLSQAEAERLIIHGFLEPVVGALPIEAVKTQVGEVIERKVY, from the coding sequence ATGGCTGTTGAAACAAAATGGACGTTTGACAATGAGACAGTTAAACTATGGTCGGAAAAACGAGGGGAACCCGCTTGGTTAGCGGAGAAACGATTAGCAGCATTGGCAGATGCAGAAAATTTGCCGATGCCGAACCCTGATAAAACAAGTTTAAAAAGATGGAAGTTTACGACCTTTGAAAAAATCGAAGCGGATGAACCGGAAAGTCAACGCTTTTCCGATCTCCCCGAAAAAGTGACACGTCTAGCGGGAGAAGAAAAAGATATCCAAAATCTAATTGTTCAACGGGACGGGAAAACGGCATTTACTAAAGTTGCGCAAGAGCTTTCCGATAACGGGGTTATTTTTACCGACATCGAGACAGCTGTGAAAGAGCATGGCGACCTTGTCGAGAAGTATTTGATGAGCGATGCCGTGAAAACAAATGAAAACCGGTTAACTGCGTTGCATACAGCACTGATGAACGGCGGAGTTTTCATTTATGTCCCGAAAAACGTGGAATTGCAGACGCCAATCCACACGATCTTTTGGCAAGACGATGTAAAAACAGGCCTTTTCAACCACGTGCTCATGGTGACAGAAGCGAACAGCAGCTTGACATACCTGGAAAACTACGTCTCATATACGGAAGACGAAGCCAATGCCAACGTTGTTACGGAAGTGCATGGTGGCCAAGGGTCGAAGATTAAATACGGTGCGGTGGATAATCTCGAAAGCGGCGTAACCTCCTATGTTCTGCGACGAGCAACGTTGGCCAAAGATGCCCGGATTGAATGGGCGCTCGGCCAAATGAACGAAGGCCACACAATTTCCGAGAATACCACTTACCTCATGGGAGACGGTTCTTATGGCGATACAAAAACCGTCCATGTCGGCCGTGGCAATCAAACGCAAAACTTTACGAGTGATGTCGTGGCGCACGGGAAGCAAACCGAAGGGTATATCCTTACCCACGGCGTGATGAAAGATAGCGCAACTTCGATATTCAACGGGATCAACAAGATTGAAAAAGGCGGAACGAACTCCCACAGTGAACAAACGGGACGCGTGCTCATGCTTTCGTCGAAAGCGCGCGGAGACGCCAACCCGATCTTGTTAATTGATGAAGATGAAGTAACCGCAGGGCACGCGGCGTCCGTCGGTAAAATAGATCCTATTCAAATGTTCTACATGAAGAGCCGGGGTCTTTCACAAGCCGAAGCCGAACGGTTAATCATCCATGGATTTTTGGAACCCGTCGTAGGCGCATTGCCGATTGAAGCTGTTAAAACACAGGTTGGGGAAGTCATTGAAAGGAAAGTTTATTAA
- a CDS encoding methionine ABC transporter permease gives MLENVDWGNMLEATWETLYMSGIAIVFTFFLGIILGLILFLSSKGQLWENKMVNSASTGFVNIFRSVPFIILIILLIPFTNFVMGTMLGPNAALPALVIGSAAFYARLVEIGLREVDKGVVEAARSMGSNQRQIIFKVFIPESLPALVSGITVTAILLVSYTAMAGVIGAGGLGDLAFRDGFQRNSTDVTIVATVIISVIVFIVQGIGDIVTRKIDKR, from the coding sequence ATGCTTGAAAACGTTGATTGGGGAAACATGCTGGAAGCCACCTGGGAGACACTTTATATGAGCGGGATCGCGATCGTGTTTACTTTTTTCTTGGGCATCATTCTTGGTCTCATTCTTTTCTTATCTTCGAAAGGCCAACTTTGGGAAAATAAAATGGTAAACAGCGCTAGCACCGGATTTGTAAATATTTTTCGTTCCGTGCCATTCATCATATTGATCATTTTGCTTATTCCATTTACGAATTTTGTTATGGGAACAATGCTTGGGCCGAATGCGGCTCTGCCGGCGCTCGTGATCGGTTCGGCAGCTTTTTATGCCCGCCTCGTGGAAATCGGTTTGCGCGAAGTGGACAAAGGAGTTGTGGAAGCAGCCAGATCAATGGGGTCAAACCAAAGGCAAATTATTTTTAAAGTGTTCATTCCGGAATCGTTGCCGGCGCTTGTCTCCGGCATTACGGTTACCGCGATCCTGCTCGTCAGCTATACAGCGATGGCGGGAGTAATTGGAGCCGGCGGTTTAGGGGACCTGGCATTTCGGGACGGTTTTCAGCGAAATAGCACGGATGTGACGATCGTAGCGACCGTCATCATTTCAGTGATCGTTTTTATTGTTCAAGGAATCGGAGACATTGTTACACGCAAAATAGATAAAAGGTAA
- the sufC gene encoding Fe-S cluster assembly ATPase SufC, producing MAGSTLKIKDLHVEIEGNEIIKGFNLEINGGEIHAIMGPNGTGKSTLASAIMGHPSYEITKGSVELDGEDVLEMEVDERARAGMFLAMQYPSEVTGVTTSDFLRTSMNANREEGDQIPLMKFIKKMDKQMETLDMDEAFSTRYLNEGFSGGEKKRNEILQLLMLEPKIAILDEVDSGLDIDALKVVSKGVNSMRSDDFGCLIITHYQRLLNYIEPDYVHVIMQGRIVKSGDASLAQRLENEGYDWIKEELGIEDERVGQSQEA from the coding sequence ATGGCTGGATCAACGTTGAAAATTAAAGATTTGCACGTTGAAATTGAAGGAAACGAGATTATTAAAGGTTTCAATTTAGAAATAAATGGCGGTGAAATTCACGCCATTATGGGTCCGAACGGTACAGGGAAATCAACCCTTGCTTCAGCAATCATGGGCCATCCAAGTTATGAAATTACAAAGGGAAGTGTCGAGCTCGACGGCGAAGATGTCCTTGAAATGGAAGTGGACGAGCGCGCGCGGGCCGGTATGTTCCTCGCTATGCAATATCCAAGCGAAGTTACCGGTGTAACGACATCCGATTTCCTGCGTACATCGATGAATGCGAATCGTGAAGAAGGCGATCAAATTCCGTTGATGAAGTTCATCAAAAAGATGGATAAACAAATGGAGACCCTCGACATGGATGAAGCGTTCTCGACTCGCTATCTAAACGAAGGTTTCTCCGGCGGGGAGAAAAAGCGGAATGAAATCCTGCAACTTCTCATGTTGGAACCGAAGATTGCAATTTTGGACGAAGTTGACTCCGGCCTTGACATTGACGCATTAAAGGTTGTTTCCAAAGGCGTGAACAGCATGCGTTCCGACGATTTCGGATGCTTGATTATTACCCACTATCAGCGTCTGCTTAACTACATCGAGCCGGACTATGTCCATGTCATCATGCAAGGGCGCATCGTTAAATCCGGAGATGCATCACTGGCTCAGCGTCTTGAAAATGAAGGATACGACTGGATCAAAGAAGAACTCGGCATTGAAGATGAGCGTGTAGGGCAAAGTCAGGAAGCGTAA
- a CDS encoding MetQ/NlpA family ABC transporter substrate-binding protein has translation MNKFYKLIALGTLSTVLVACGADEETADEEQANENGGDTEVDEGEESSELVIGATNVPHAEILEVAEDQLAEEGIDLEIETFNDYVLPNQALDNGDLDANFYQHIPFLEDQMDEFGYDFVDAGGVHIEPIGVYSQEYDSLEALPEGATILMSDSVADHGRVLTMFEDAGLIELGDVDGVEATIDDIEENPNDYEFEPQYEAALLPQAYENNEGDAVLINSNYAIDYDLSPLEDSIESESADSDNPYVNVIAVNSGDEDDEDIATLVEVLQSEEVQDFIEEEYDGAVVPVDE, from the coding sequence TTGAATAAGTTTTATAAACTGATCGCTTTAGGGACATTGTCGACTGTGCTTGTCGCTTGTGGCGCGGATGAGGAAACCGCTGACGAGGAGCAAGCTAATGAAAATGGCGGGGACACGGAAGTTGATGAAGGTGAAGAGAGCTCTGAGTTGGTCATTGGTGCCACTAACGTGCCTCATGCTGAAATTCTCGAGGTTGCGGAAGATCAACTTGCCGAAGAAGGAATCGATTTGGAAATTGAAACGTTCAATGACTACGTGCTGCCCAACCAGGCGCTTGATAACGGGGACCTAGATGCAAACTTTTATCAACACATTCCATTCCTCGAGGACCAGATGGATGAATTCGGTTATGACTTTGTTGATGCCGGCGGCGTTCATATTGAACCGATCGGTGTATACAGCCAGGAATATGACAGCCTTGAAGCATTACCGGAAGGGGCAACCATCCTCATGAGCGATTCCGTAGCTGATCATGGCCGTGTGTTGACAATGTTTGAAGATGCAGGCCTGATTGAACTGGGGGATGTTGATGGAGTGGAAGCGACCATTGATGATATCGAAGAGAATCCGAATGACTACGAGTTTGAACCACAATATGAAGCGGCACTCCTGCCGCAAGCCTATGAAAATAACGAAGGCGACGCTGTGTTGATTAACTCCAACTATGCCATCGACTATGACTTGTCTCCACTTGAAGATTCAATTGAATCGGAATCCGCAGATTCTGATAATCCGTATGTGAATGTGATTGCGGTGAACAGCGGGGATGAAGACGACGAAGACATCGCTACCCTAGTAGAGGTTTTGCAGTCGGAGGAAGTTCAGGATTTTATTGAAGAAGAGTATGATGGAGCAGTCGTGCCCGTCGACGAATAA
- a CDS encoding methionine ABC transporter ATP-binding protein: MIHLNNVSKTFQLKDHSIEAVKEINLDIEKGEIFGIVGYSGAGKSTLVRLLNRLEAPTTGTLKIAENDMLNLSNRDLRGARQEISMIFQHFNLLWSRTVRENIAFPLEVAGISKAKRYERVEELIDLVGLKGREASYPSQLSGGQKQRVGIARALANEPKVLLCDEATSALDPRTTGAILDLLHDINQKLGLTIVIITHEMQVVQKICSRVAVMEDGRIVELGNVLDVFKNPQQEITKTFVKQVTDPEDSNEAIEEQLKREEGTVIRLTFVGDDAEKPVVSELIRSFGVTVNILQGNIAKTQHGSYGSLYVSVDGDEEQLKEAIQFLHDHRVEAEVIADA; the protein is encoded by the coding sequence CTGATACATCTGAATAACGTCTCGAAAACTTTTCAATTAAAAGATCACTCCATTGAAGCGGTGAAAGAGATTAATCTCGACATTGAAAAGGGAGAAATTTTCGGGATTGTTGGGTACAGCGGTGCAGGGAAAAGTACGCTTGTGCGGCTCCTGAATCGGTTGGAAGCGCCCACTACCGGGACGTTAAAAATTGCGGAAAATGATATGTTGAATCTTTCCAATCGAGATTTAAGGGGCGCGAGGCAAGAGATCAGCATGATCTTTCAGCATTTTAATCTCCTTTGGTCGCGAACCGTTCGGGAGAATATTGCTTTTCCCCTTGAAGTTGCCGGTATTTCCAAGGCCAAACGTTATGAGCGTGTAGAAGAGTTGATTGATCTCGTTGGTTTAAAAGGCCGGGAAGCATCTTATCCTTCCCAGCTGAGCGGCGGACAGAAGCAACGGGTCGGTATCGCCCGGGCGCTTGCCAATGAGCCGAAAGTGCTTTTGTGCGATGAGGCAACTTCCGCGCTTGATCCGCGAACCACCGGCGCGATTCTCGATTTGCTCCACGATATTAATCAGAAGCTAGGGCTCACGATCGTAATCATCACCCATGAAATGCAAGTCGTCCAAAAAATTTGTTCACGTGTTGCCGTAATGGAAGATGGCAGGATCGTCGAGCTTGGAAATGTGTTGGATGTCTTTAAGAATCCCCAGCAAGAGATTACGAAAACATTCGTCAAGCAAGTCACCGACCCGGAAGATTCCAATGAAGCCATCGAAGAGCAGCTCAAACGGGAAGAGGGGACTGTTATCCGCTTGACGTTTGTCGGAGACGACGCAGAAAAACCGGTTGTATCCGAATTAATCCGCTCGTTTGGTGTGACGGTGAATATTTTACAGGGGAATATTGCCAAGACTCAACATGGAAGCTATGGCAGTTTGTACGTATCCGTTGATGGTGATGAGGAGCAACTAAAAGAAGCCATTCAATTTCTGCACGATCACCGGGTGGAAGCAGAGGTGATTGCCGATGCTTGA
- a CDS encoding VOC family protein — MGYHSKPNTFVEHVTVKVKDLERSLHFYQEVIGFNILEQTKTTAELTADGKTSLLTVEELDNPAPKQGRATGLYHYALLLPRRSDLADIVHHFVEKGIQIGSSDHLVSESLYLADPDGNGIEIYADRHPSKWKWNNGQVAMAVDPLNFQDLLAEKKKGETWKGLPAGTIMGHIHLHVSDLQETKEFYTKGLDFEVVSQLGGQALFISTGDYHHHLGLNTWMGAGAPAPEANSTGLKFFTLRLPDADARERVIADVEKTGAEVSEENGTFVTSDPSGNRIHLVI, encoded by the coding sequence ATGGGGTATCACAGCAAACCGAATACATTTGTCGAGCATGTAACGGTCAAGGTGAAAGATTTAGAGCGTTCGCTTCACTTTTATCAAGAAGTGATCGGTTTTAACATTCTGGAACAAACAAAAACGACTGCTGAATTAACGGCAGACGGAAAAACGAGCTTGTTAACAGTCGAAGAACTGGATAACCCGGCGCCGAAACAGGGAAGAGCAACAGGGCTGTACCACTATGCCCTTCTTTTGCCGCGCCGTTCCGATTTGGCGGATATTGTCCATCATTTTGTCGAAAAAGGCATTCAAATCGGATCTTCAGACCATTTAGTGAGTGAATCCCTCTATTTAGCGGACCCGGACGGGAACGGAATTGAAATCTATGCAGACCGCCATCCTTCGAAATGGAAATGGAACAACGGGCAAGTGGCGATGGCTGTAGATCCGTTAAATTTCCAGGATCTTTTGGCCGAAAAGAAAAAGGGCGAGACGTGGAAAGGGCTTCCCGCCGGCACGATTATGGGGCATATCCATTTACATGTTTCAGACTTGCAGGAGACGAAGGAATTTTATACGAAAGGGCTCGACTTTGAAGTTGTCAGTCAATTGGGAGGTCAAGCGCTTTTCATCTCCACCGGAGACTACCATCACCATCTCGGCTTAAATACTTGGATGGGCGCGGGTGCACCCGCGCCTGAGGCTAATAGTACCGGTTTAAAATTCTTTACATTAAGGCTCCCCGATGCGGACGCGAGAGAGCGGGTAATCGCTGATGTCGAAAAAACCGGGGCTGAAGTTTCTGAGGAAAACGGCACATTTGTCACCTCAGACCCATCCGGAAATCGTATCCACTTAGTAATTTAA
- a CDS encoding carboxymuconolactone decarboxylase family protein → MAQEDTFIDEALQEYKDGMSYLSGQLPKLTRKYNAFVETCFSEGELKAKDKYLIALAISVCMNEEYSIINHTKNCIDEDCSEEEMMEAVGVAVSFGGDAALSQAVTVVRDAIGTFDAGS, encoded by the coding sequence ATGGCACAAGAGGACACATTTATTGATGAAGCCTTGCAGGAATACAAAGATGGGATGAGCTATTTATCGGGGCAGCTGCCGAAACTCACAAGAAAATACAATGCGTTTGTGGAAACGTGTTTTTCGGAAGGGGAACTGAAAGCCAAAGATAAATACCTCATCGCCCTTGCGATTAGTGTTTGTATGAACGAAGAATATTCCATTATTAATCACACGAAAAACTGCATTGATGAAGATTGCAGTGAAGAGGAAATGATGGAAGCTGTAGGGGTGGCGGTTTCCTTTGGCGGCGACGCAGCCTTAAGCCAGGCGGTCACCGTAGTGCGTGACGCCATTGGAACGTTTGATGCCGGTTCATGA
- a CDS encoding IS1380 family transposase, whose amino-acid sequence MATLTQITLDFNRKMKLSNDGGALSSDTGEVLFREFDEKLGFFHTLDKHLHLQDERLYHVHSNEHMLRQKIYQMIAGYDEDDAADQLTDDPVFRQIIGTDALASQPSLSRFFARFDTASIKQLNQANQELLDKVHQARGSKSLIFDLDSTHADTYGEQESTDYNAHYGTVGYHPLVAFDGITGDFMKAQLRPGNVYTSNGVVDFVKPLITHYNEMFPETIPFLRGDSGFAVPELYELLEDESVYYVIRLKSNANLQRLADELHPATPPSDVTQTECYYEETEYQAKSWAKPRKVIIQSVRPAGELFFKHAFFVTSLFDAFSPKDIVRSYQKRGTMENYIKEAKNGFDLDRMSSHSFQANETRMMFSLLAYNLTNWLRTLCFPKEQKRMQIQTIRSKIIKVASKLVKSGRSLYFKLSSSFVYETFFWNVLNRIQRLRLE is encoded by the coding sequence ATGGCTACTTTAACGCAAATAACCCTGGATTTCAATCGCAAAATGAAGCTGTCGAATGATGGAGGTGCTCTTTCCTCTGATACAGGAGAGGTCTTATTTCGAGAATTCGATGAAAAACTTGGATTTTTCCATACCCTGGATAAACATCTGCACCTTCAAGACGAGAGACTGTATCATGTGCATTCGAATGAGCACATGCTTCGTCAAAAGATTTATCAGATGATTGCCGGCTATGATGAAGATGATGCGGCGGATCAATTAACGGATGATCCCGTGTTTAGGCAAATCATTGGAACGGATGCGTTAGCTTCTCAACCCAGTTTATCCCGATTTTTTGCTCGGTTTGACACAGCATCTATCAAACAATTAAATCAAGCTAACCAGGAGCTTTTAGATAAAGTTCATCAAGCGAGGGGCTCAAAAAGTCTTATCTTTGATTTGGACTCCACGCATGCCGATACATACGGCGAACAAGAATCGACCGATTACAATGCGCATTATGGAACCGTCGGCTATCATCCTCTCGTTGCTTTCGATGGTATAACCGGTGATTTTATGAAGGCTCAACTCCGACCAGGCAACGTCTATACATCTAATGGGGTTGTGGATTTTGTAAAGCCCCTGATCACCCATTACAATGAAATGTTTCCGGAAACGATCCCATTTCTGCGTGGGGACAGTGGCTTTGCGGTTCCAGAGCTGTATGAGTTACTTGAAGACGAATCCGTCTATTATGTCATTCGTTTGAAATCCAACGCCAACCTGCAACGACTAGCCGATGAACTGCATCCGGCAACGCCGCCATCTGACGTTACACAAACCGAATGCTATTATGAGGAAACCGAATACCAAGCCAAATCATGGGCCAAGCCCAGAAAAGTCATCATTCAATCCGTTCGTCCGGCAGGTGAATTGTTTTTTAAGCATGCCTTCTTTGTGACAAGCCTGTTCGATGCCTTCTCCCCCAAGGATATCGTCCGTTCCTACCAAAAACGCGGAACGATGGAGAATTATATCAAGGAAGCCAAAAATGGTTTTGACCTGGATCGAATGAGCAGCCACTCGTTTCAGGCTAACGAAACAAGGATGATGTTCAGTTTATTAGCTTACAATTTAACCAACTGGCTACGCACCCTTTGTTTTCCGAAAGAACAAAAACGCATGCAAATCCAAACCATACGATCAAAGATCATCAAAGTGGCAAGCAAATTGGTGAAATCAGGGCGTTCGCTTTATTTCAAATTATCTTCAAGCTTTGTCTATGAAACCTTTTTCTGGAATGTGCTCAATCGTATTCAAAGGTTAAGACTAGAGTGA
- a CDS encoding M20/M25/M40 family metallo-hydrolase has protein sequence MYEQLATLRESDQAEWLTAKLVALDSTNGSTGEINISNEIHKMIRSFPYFQKHPEHIWLQTIPNDKRKNVFAFLPGTSNEKETILYHAHYDTVGIEDYGTLNAQAFDPEALLAHFASDMQNEEIREDAASGDWLFGRGTADMKSGIAVHLVNLLRYAEHERPAGNILFLITADEESEHAGMTAAVTELQRLRSAWGLYYKAAINNDYISPQYEGDDTRYMYTGTCGKILPCFYVAGKESHVGDTMTKVNPTSITSKLNLELHNNAEIAEHIEDEFILPPTCLYQRDNKQAYDVQTATSAYIYFNFCLYERTVREATAQLLDIAQTSAEEVSKEYENRYHNYMKRMGREPKDYDWSIEVTTFDAFKKELEALNVPVADTIRHTSHIFRHLDIRERFFKIVEAMQMLDPARKPRVVLFYAAPFLPHNYLQKGVERHDRILEALSESLKVSEKESGETYRVRRFFPFISDSSYLAIQESDEEMTALVDNFPRWGNQNDAYNIPIEEIRDLNIPALNMGVYGKDAHQWSERLYKPFSFRILPGLIRDVTARIFEK, from the coding sequence ATGTATGAGCAGTTAGCAACTTTGCGGGAGTCGGATCAGGCCGAATGGCTAACGGCGAAGCTCGTCGCTCTCGATAGCACGAACGGGAGCACGGGGGAAATCAATATATCCAATGAAATACATAAAATGATTCGTTCCTTTCCATATTTCCAAAAACACCCGGAACACATTTGGTTACAGACAATCCCTAATGATAAACGCAAGAATGTTTTCGCTTTTTTGCCTGGAACGTCGAACGAAAAAGAAACAATTCTTTACCATGCCCATTATGACACGGTGGGCATTGAAGATTATGGCACACTAAATGCGCAAGCATTCGATCCGGAGGCATTGCTCGCACATTTTGCCTCGGATATGCAAAATGAGGAAATACGGGAAGATGCCGCATCCGGCGATTGGTTGTTCGGGCGAGGAACGGCGGACATGAAAAGCGGGATTGCCGTTCACCTCGTGAACCTGCTTCGATACGCGGAACACGAGCGACCAGCGGGAAATATCCTCTTTCTCATCACAGCCGATGAAGAAAGCGAACACGCGGGCATGACGGCTGCAGTCACAGAATTACAACGACTCCGAAGCGCTTGGGGGCTTTACTATAAGGCCGCCATCAACAATGACTATATTTCTCCTCAGTATGAAGGAGACGACACGCGATATATGTACACGGGCACGTGCGGAAAAATATTGCCGTGTTTTTATGTAGCCGGAAAAGAAAGCCACGTCGGCGACACAATGACGAAGGTGAATCCAACGTCGATAACATCGAAGTTAAACTTGGAACTTCATAACAATGCCGAGATCGCCGAACATATAGAAGACGAATTCATTTTGCCGCCAACCTGTTTGTATCAACGGGACAACAAGCAAGCGTATGACGTGCAAACCGCAACGAGCGCTTACATCTACTTTAATTTTTGTTTATATGAACGCACCGTACGTGAAGCTACAGCACAATTGTTGGATATCGCCCAAACATCTGCAGAAGAAGTGTCAAAAGAATACGAGAACCGATATCACAACTATATGAAACGAATGGGAAGAGAACCGAAAGACTACGATTGGTCGATCGAAGTCACTACGTTTGATGCTTTTAAGAAGGAGTTGGAAGCGTTAAACGTCCCGGTTGCCGATACGATCCGCCATACATCGCACATTTTCCGACACCTCGACATTCGCGAGCGTTTTTTCAAGATTGTAGAAGCGATGCAAATGTTGGATCCTGCCCGCAAACCGAGAGTCGTTCTTTTTTATGCAGCTCCATTTCTTCCCCATAATTACTTACAAAAAGGGGTGGAAAGGCATGACCGCATATTGGAAGCACTCTCGGAATCGCTGAAAGTCTCCGAAAAAGAAAGCGGAGAAACCTATCGCGTTCGTCGCTTTTTTCCTTTTATTTCTGATAGTAGCTATCTCGCTATCCAGGAAAGCGATGAAGAAATGACCGCTCTTGTTGATAACTTCCCGCGATGGGGAAATCAAAACGACGCATACAATATACCCATCGAAGAGATTCGCGACCTAAACATCCCTGCTCTCAACATGGGGGTGTACGGAAAAGATGCCCACCAATGGAGCGAGCGTCTGTACAAACCTTTTAGTTTCCGGATTTTACCGGGGTTGATCCGGGACGTGACAGCCCGTATCTTCGAAAAATAA